In Chlorogloeopsis sp. ULAP01, the following are encoded in one genomic region:
- the gpmI gene encoding 2,3-bisphosphoglycerate-independent phosphoglycerate mutase, with amino-acid sequence MTKAPVAPVVLVILDGWGYCEEIQGNAIAAANTPVMDSLWAAYPHTLIRTSGKAVGLPEGQMGNSEVGHLNIGAGRVVPQELVRISDAVEDGSILQNPALVNICQRVKSQNGKLHLVGLCSEGGVHSHVSHLFGLLDLAKAQGISEICIHAITDGRDTAPTEGVNAIALIQNYIERIGVGRIVTLSGRYYAMDRDRRWDRVKRAYDVMTQDSPGSDRSALEILQASYAEGVTDEFVVPVRIAPGAVEAGDGVIFFNFRPDRARQLTQAFVSSKFNGFERQQITPLEFATFTQYDPDLAVAVAFEPQNLSNILGEVISQHDLKQFRTAETEKYAHVTYFFNGGLEEPFPGEDRELVNSPMVATYDKAPTMSAEAVTKVAVAAIEKEIYSLVVINYANPDMVGHTGQIEATIKAIETVDSCLGRLLVSVSKVGGTAIITADHGNAEHMIDEGGNPWTAHTTNPVPLIVVEGEKAKIPGHGGNVALRNDGKLADIAPTILEILQIPQPQEMTGRSLVDSAEYDVQLPRTPVQVGL; translated from the coding sequence ATGACCAAAGCACCTGTTGCTCCCGTGGTGCTAGTCATTTTAGACGGATGGGGCTACTGCGAGGAGATACAAGGAAATGCTATTGCCGCTGCTAACACTCCGGTAATGGATAGCTTATGGGCAGCATATCCGCACACCCTTATCCGCACATCAGGAAAAGCCGTGGGGTTGCCAGAGGGTCAAATGGGCAACTCTGAAGTTGGTCATTTGAACATTGGTGCTGGGAGGGTTGTACCCCAAGAATTGGTACGCATTTCTGATGCAGTTGAAGATGGTTCCATCCTGCAAAATCCAGCACTTGTCAACATTTGCCAACGAGTGAAAAGTCAAAATGGCAAGTTGCATTTAGTCGGGCTTTGTTCTGAGGGTGGGGTACATTCGCACGTTAGCCATCTGTTCGGACTACTTGATCTAGCTAAAGCTCAAGGAATATCAGAAATTTGCATACACGCCATCACTGATGGTCGAGATACCGCTCCCACAGAGGGTGTCAATGCAATTGCGCTGATCCAAAATTACATAGAGCGCATTGGGGTAGGACGCATAGTTACCCTTAGCGGGCGGTATTATGCAATGGATCGCGATCGCCGTTGGGATCGCGTTAAACGCGCCTATGATGTGATGACACAAGATAGTCCCGGCAGCGATCGTTCTGCTCTAGAAATTCTGCAAGCATCCTATGCAGAAGGTGTAACAGATGAATTCGTGGTTCCAGTCAGAATCGCACCTGGAGCTGTAGAAGCAGGAGATGGGGTAATATTTTTCAATTTCCGCCCCGATCGCGCAAGACAACTGACTCAAGCGTTTGTTAGTTCGAAATTTAACGGTTTTGAAAGACAGCAAATTACTCCACTAGAGTTTGCTACTTTTACGCAGTACGATCCAGACTTAGCAGTTGCAGTCGCTTTTGAACCACAGAACCTCAGCAATATTTTGGGCGAAGTGATTTCTCAACACGATCTCAAGCAGTTTCGCACTGCCGAAACAGAAAAATACGCCCACGTCACCTACTTCTTCAATGGCGGACTAGAGGAACCTTTTCCAGGCGAAGACAGGGAACTAGTCAACAGTCCAATGGTTGCCACCTATGACAAAGCACCGACAATGTCAGCCGAAGCAGTCACAAAGGTAGCAGTAGCAGCAATTGAAAAGGAAATTTACTCCCTTGTTGTGATTAACTACGCTAACCCAGACATGGTAGGACACACAGGTCAAATTGAGGCCACAATTAAAGCCATTGAAACTGTTGATAGCTGTTTGGGTCGCTTACTGGTAAGCGTGAGTAAAGTTGGAGGTACAGCAATTATTACTGCCGACCACGGTAACGCAGAACATATGATAGATGAGGGAGGTAATCCCTGGACAGCTCACACTACCAACCCAGTTCCCTTAATTGTGGTGGAAGGAGAAAAAGCAAAGATCCCCGGACATGGTGGAAATGTTGCCTTGCGAAACGATGGTAAGTTAGCCGACATTGCCCCTACTATTCTAGAGATTTTACAGATTCCTCAACCCCAAGAAATGACAGGGCGATCGCTGGTAGATTCTGCCGAGTATGATGTGCAATTGCCTCGTACTCCCGTGCAGGTTGGGCTGTAG
- a CDS encoding matrixin family metalloprotease — protein MGRKTQHPIPKTPKIFIWRRLLAFLGLVMLTGLLVIFINVQSFAMFTHGQYPTGTKTYSLISHSPTLPLPSPKTHPLPTTLAQWQDRTNSGDYFSQVAPTQVGYLVWSQFPVTVYIEMPTVISTKQAETWVNEVLQAVQEWSTYLPLQVVETSEEADITILRKAPPLQISPGNKFPRARSALTTYFLYTKGNFLYHYFTILLHPSQTGKYLLAAVRHELGHALGIWGHSQAESDVLYFSQVRNPPPISPRDINTLKRVYEQPTSLGWTLPKAEGRENSERSRTAI, from the coding sequence ATGGGAAGAAAAACCCAACACCCGATACCCAAGACTCCAAAAATTTTTATTTGGCGGCGTTTACTGGCATTTTTAGGATTAGTTATGCTCACCGGACTGCTCGTTATCTTCATTAACGTGCAGTCTTTTGCTATGTTTACACACGGGCAATATCCAACAGGCACCAAAACTTATTCCCTCATTTCCCACTCTCCCACTCTCCCTTTGCCATCCCCAAAAACCCATCCTTTACCAACCACGCTAGCTCAGTGGCAAGATCGCACTAACAGTGGAGATTACTTTTCCCAAGTTGCACCGACACAAGTAGGCTATTTAGTCTGGTCGCAATTTCCTGTTACGGTTTACATAGAAATGCCAACAGTAATCAGCACCAAGCAGGCTGAAACTTGGGTAAATGAAGTTTTACAAGCTGTGCAAGAGTGGAGTACCTATTTACCTTTACAAGTAGTAGAAACATCAGAGGAGGCTGATATTACAATTTTGCGGAAAGCTCCTCCACTTCAGATTTCTCCAGGTAATAAATTCCCTCGCGCACGTTCTGCGCTAACTACTTACTTTTTATATACAAAAGGAAACTTTTTATACCATTACTTTACCATCTTGTTGCATCCTAGTCAAACAGGGAAATATCTTTTGGCAGCAGTTCGCCACGAATTAGGTCATGCACTGGGAATCTGGGGACACAGCCAAGCAGAAAGTGATGTTTTATACTTTTCTCAAGTTCGTAATCCACCGCCAATTTCTCCTAGAGATATAAATACGCTGAAGCGAGTGTATGAACAGCCAACGAGTTTGGGATGGACTTTGCCGAAGGCAGAGGGCAGAGAGAACTCAGAGCGCTCTCGCACGGCGATTTGA
- a CDS encoding Rieske 2Fe-2S domain-containing protein, whose amino-acid sequence MQSEFKFFQNWYPVLPIEDIDPQLPTAITILGTNLVIWKPKSSETYRIFLDQCPHRLAPLSEGRVDDQTGNLMCSYHGWQFDSQGICTHIPQAENPELVTKNKKNLCAVALPCRQQNDLLWVWLDPQSAQQADTTPLPLSPQINASKGFVWSSFVRDLEYDWQTLVENVADPSHVPFAHHGVQGDRNKAKPIPIEIEESTVDLIVATTSRGFQTKITFEPPCRLEYAIGFGNAGKQIGLITYCIPVSPGKSRIIAQFSRNFAKTLHYLTPRWWDHIKNRNMVIDGDMILLHQQEYLLQQKQSVASWKNAYKLPTSADRLVIEFRSWFDKYCHGSLPWSEVGISVLESLNINESREVVLDRYSQHTRQCSSCRGALKVIQRLQAFLFAYFVMTISGVAILPDTLRLRFGLPLVAIALLGLVVYGWLKLWLTPKFYFVDYVHAKRN is encoded by the coding sequence ATGCAATCTGAATTCAAATTTTTTCAAAACTGGTATCCTGTATTACCTATCGAAGATATTGATCCCCAACTGCCAACTGCTATAACGATTTTGGGAACTAATCTTGTGATCTGGAAACCAAAATCATCTGAAACTTATCGAATATTTTTAGATCAATGTCCTCACCGTTTGGCTCCTTTAAGTGAAGGGCGTGTTGATGATCAGACGGGTAATCTAATGTGTAGTTATCATGGCTGGCAATTTGATTCTCAAGGAATATGTACCCACATTCCCCAGGCAGAAAATCCAGAACTGGTAACTAAAAATAAAAAAAATTTGTGTGCGGTGGCGTTACCTTGTCGCCAACAAAATGATTTGCTGTGGGTTTGGCTCGATCCTCAATCTGCACAACAGGCAGACACTACACCATTACCTTTGTCACCTCAAATAAACGCCAGCAAAGGTTTTGTTTGGTCGTCTTTTGTACGTGATTTGGAATATGATTGGCAAACACTGGTTGAGAATGTGGCTGATCCGAGTCATGTTCCTTTTGCTCATCATGGAGTGCAGGGCGATCGCAACAAAGCAAAACCGATTCCAATTGAAATTGAGGAATCAACAGTGGATTTGATTGTGGCAACTACTTCTAGAGGTTTCCAAACCAAAATTACGTTTGAGCCACCTTGCCGTTTAGAATATGCTATTGGTTTTGGAAATGCAGGAAAGCAGATCGGACTAATTACTTACTGTATTCCAGTATCTCCGGGTAAGTCTAGAATTATAGCTCAGTTCTCCCGTAACTTTGCCAAAACGCTCCATTATCTCACTCCGCGTTGGTGGGATCATATTAAGAACCGCAATATGGTTATTGATGGAGATATGATTCTTCTACATCAACAAGAGTACTTGCTCCAACAAAAACAATCAGTTGCGAGCTGGAAAAATGCTTACAAGTTGCCGACAAGTGCAGATCGCTTGGTAATTGAGTTTAGGAGTTGGTTTGATAAATATTGTCACGGTAGTTTACCGTGGAGCGAAGTTGGAATCAGTGTTCTAGAAAGCTTGAATATTAATGAAAGCCGCGAGGTAGTCTTGGATCGCTACAGCCAACACACCCGGCAGTGTAGTAGCTGTCGAGGTGCGCTGAAAGTCATACAGCGCCTGCAAGCTTTTCTTTTTGCGTACTTTGTGATGACTATTTCTGGGGTTGCCATACTTCCTGATACTCTGCGATTGAGGTTTGGTTTGCCTCTTGTTGCGATCGCATTACTCGGTTTGGTAGTTTATGGTTGGCTAAAGTTATGGCTGACTCCTAAATTTTATTTTGTTGATTACGTACACGCAAAACGAAATTAA
- a CDS encoding DUF2993 domain-containing protein, translating into MFGGLTGLTDPKGTDWGERMLNTVASQTIRHLFTKSESVEVFVRCYPSSKLLQGSIDSFKMSGRGLVIRKDFAVEEMSFETDAVAIDFGSVLSGKLNLKQPTQAIAQVVLSEAGINQSFQAELVRNRLVNLSLPALSALSGGKPVSFSDIQVELLPQNRLKLLAKADLNNGELVPLNMTVTIAVERRRRISFQNPEVELEQVPEAHREMSKTLSLALAEILDNMVDLDRFDLDGVKMRLNRLETEGKRLIFSGYAEIERIPRSS; encoded by the coding sequence ATGTTCGGCGGACTTACAGGTTTAACAGATCCCAAAGGCACCGACTGGGGAGAGCGGATGCTCAACACCGTTGCTAGCCAAACGATTCGCCACCTATTCACCAAAAGCGAGTCAGTAGAAGTCTTTGTCCGCTGTTATCCCTCCAGCAAACTCTTACAAGGCAGTATTGACAGTTTTAAAATGAGTGGTCGTGGCTTAGTGATTCGCAAAGATTTTGCAGTCGAGGAAATGTCCTTTGAAACTGATGCAGTTGCGATTGATTTTGGCTCTGTTTTGAGTGGCAAATTGAATTTGAAACAACCAACACAAGCGATCGCCCAAGTCGTATTATCAGAAGCAGGTATCAACCAATCTTTTCAGGCAGAACTGGTAAGAAATCGTTTAGTGAATTTATCTTTACCTGCTTTGTCAGCATTATCTGGTGGGAAGCCAGTCTCTTTTAGTGACATTCAGGTGGAGTTGTTACCCCAAAATCGCCTCAAACTTTTGGCAAAAGCAGATTTAAACAACGGTGAACTCGTGCCATTAAACATGACTGTAACCATAGCTGTAGAAAGGCGCAGACGTATTTCTTTTCAAAACCCGGAAGTTGAACTTGAGCAAGTGCCAGAAGCACATCGAGAAATGTCTAAAACCTTAAGTCTGGCGCTAGCGGAAATTTTAGATAATATGGTCGATTTAGATCGCTTTGATTTGGATGGAGTGAAAATGCGGCTTAACCGTTTAGAAACCGAGGGAAAACGATTAATTTTTAGTGGTTATGCGGAGATTGAGCGTATACCTCGTAGCAGTTGA
- the secG gene encoding preprotein translocase subunit SecG translates to MTVSNVVQGIWVFSAIALVVLVLLHSPKGDGIGAIGGQAQLFSSTKSAENTLNRVTWALTVIFLGLTVVLSAGWLPS, encoded by the coding sequence ATGACTGTTAGTAACGTCGTACAAGGTATCTGGGTTTTTTCTGCCATTGCTTTGGTTGTTCTTGTGTTACTACATAGCCCCAAAGGTGATGGTATTGGAGCTATCGGTGGGCAAGCCCAGTTGTTTAGCAGCACCAAGAGTGCAGAAAATACATTAAACCGAGTTACTTGGGCATTGACAGTTATTTTTCTCGGTTTAACTGTGGTTTTAAGTGCTGGTTGGCTCCCTAGTTAA
- a CDS encoding IS607 family transposase, producing MEVKPIVRYVSPKEASEILGVNERTLRRWEEAGKIQAIRTPSGQRRYNVDNYTSNAKSTDNRIVVIYARVSSRAQQPDLNRQIAALSNLYPQAEIISEIGGSLNFKRKKLLTLLERIFKGDIRMVVVAHKDRLARFGFDLFKWLCDQNRCELVVLNETNLSPEREMVEDILAILHCFSSRLYGLRKYKSQIKEDKDLPRS from the coding sequence ATTGAGGTGAAACCTATTGTCAGATACGTCAGTCCCAAGGAAGCGTCGGAAATCCTTGGAGTCAATGAAAGAACACTCCGAAGATGGGAAGAAGCTGGGAAAATCCAAGCGATCAGAACACCTTCAGGGCAACGCAGATACAACGTTGATAATTACACAAGTAATGCCAAATCAACCGATAACCGCATCGTTGTTATCTACGCCAGAGTTAGTAGTCGCGCCCAACAGCCAGACCTCAATAGACAAATCGCTGCACTCAGCAACCTATACCCCCAAGCGGAAATCATCAGCGAAATTGGCGGAAGTCTCAACTTCAAAAGAAAGAAACTGCTCACCTTATTGGAACGAATTTTCAAAGGTGATATCAGAATGGTTGTCGTTGCCCACAAAGACAGGTTGGCAAGATTCGGCTTTGACTTGTTCAAATGGCTTTGTGATCAAAACAGGTGTGAACTCGTGGTACTCAACGAAACAAACCTTAGCCCAGAACGAGAAATGGTTGAAGATATCCTCGCAATCCTCCACTGTTTCAGTAGTAGATTGTACGGACTCAGAAAATACAAATCTCAAATCAAAGAAGATAAGGATCTACCCAGAAGCTGA
- a CDS encoding transposase, whose translation MRIYPEAELNKVWRQWLAACRYCFNQAIALQLKRKKLSKLELRNKIMQGDLPEWVKDTPCHIRQNAIFDAHRAFKASKNAKFRSVQDYSQAIKFNDSNFSKGTWYSSLTKGLKFKSSEPIPDCKQGTQLVFCKGRWFGVFPVSANLQPTESTGMIALDPGVRTFLTGFDGNKFVEFGNGDIGRITRLCQHLDDLTSRMSKAVKCQRRRMRQAAHKMRIKIRNLIDECQKQTACYLTSNYRIVFLPTFESSQIVAKACRKIRSKTARAMLTWAHYRFKQTLKHQANLRNCQVIDVTEEYTSKTCTKCGHIHTKLGGSKVFNCPNCGQSIPRDFNGAFGILLKALRDTATVTFEGNSAIVTLSDNSGQMSRQCISNNMYLGSICFDTTNTTSPDS comes from the coding sequence ATAAGGATCTACCCAGAAGCTGAACTTAATAAAGTTTGGCGTCAGTGGTTAGCAGCCTGTAGATATTGCTTTAATCAAGCGATTGCATTGCAGCTTAAGCGTAAAAAATTGAGCAAGTTAGAATTACGAAACAAAATAATGCAAGGCGACTTACCTGAATGGGTAAAAGACACACCTTGTCATATTAGGCAAAATGCTATTTTTGATGCTCATCGTGCATTCAAAGCTAGTAAAAATGCTAAATTTCGCAGTGTCCAAGATTATTCACAAGCTATAAAATTCAATGACTCAAACTTTAGTAAAGGCACATGGTATTCCTCCCTAACTAAAGGTTTGAAGTTTAAATCCTCTGAACCTATCCCTGATTGTAAGCAAGGTACACAACTTGTTTTCTGTAAAGGTCGTTGGTTTGGTGTGTTTCCTGTTTCAGCCAATTTACAGCCAACTGAGTCAACAGGAATGATTGCATTAGATCCAGGTGTTAGAACTTTTTTGACAGGCTTTGATGGTAATAAATTTGTTGAGTTTGGTAATGGTGATATTGGGCGAATTACTCGTTTATGTCAGCATTTGGATGACTTAACAAGTAGAATGAGCAAAGCTGTAAAGTGTCAGCGTAGACGCATGAGGCAAGCCGCTCATAAGATGAGGATTAAAATTCGGAATCTCATCGATGAGTGCCAAAAACAAACGGCTTGTTATTTAACTAGCAATTATCGAATCGTATTTTTACCTACTTTTGAGTCTTCCCAAATCGTAGCCAAAGCGTGTAGAAAGATTCGATCAAAAACTGCTAGAGCAATGCTGACATGGGCGCATTACAGATTCAAACAAACACTTAAACACCAAGCTAATTTGAGAAATTGCCAAGTCATTGACGTAACTGAAGAATATACATCAAAAACTTGTACAAAGTGTGGTCATATACACACTAAATTAGGTGGTTCTAAAGTGTTTAATTGCCCAAACTGTGGTCAATCTATACCACGAGATTTTAACGGTGCTTTTGGGATTCTCCTAAAAGCTTTGCGGGATACCGCCACTGTTACCTTTGAAGGTAACAGCGCTATCGTTACTCTGTCCGACAATTCCGGGCAAATGTCGCGTCAATGTATCAGTAACAATATGTACTTGGGGAGCATATGCTTTGACACAACGAACACCACGTCCCCCGATTCTTAA
- a CDS encoding ABC-F family ATP-binding cassette domain-containing protein — protein MLRLEHISKIYPTGEVLKDINWEVKSGDRIGLVGVNGAGKSTQLKIITGEVEPSSGEIIRPASLHIAYLNQEFDVDPSRTVKEEFWTVFKEANQVNQSLVQVQHQMQTASPEELEKLINKLDRLQRQFEALDGYGLEARIGKILPEMGFEPEDGDRLVSAFSGGWQMRMNLGKILLQEPDLLLLDEPTNHLDLETIEWLENYLKGLTTPMVIVSHDREFLDRLCTQIVETERGVSTTYLGNYSAYLQQKSENQVAQLSAYERQQKELEKQQAFVERFRASATRSTQAKSREKQLEKIERIEAPTFEVKTLHFRFPPAPRSGRDVVKIKDLTHIYDDKILFLGANLLIERGDRIAFLAPNGAGKSTLLRLIMGIEEPTEGSVSLGEHNVIPGYFEQNQAEALDLQRTVVETIHDEVPDWKNEEVRTLLGRFLFSGDTVFKKVVALSGGEKARLALAKMLLRPANLLILDEPTNHLDIPAKEMLEEALQNYEGTAIVVSHDRYFISQVANKIVEIRDGEFRVYLGDYHYYLEKIAEEKEQARLAAIAAEKAAKKAAKAAKAAGKKK, from the coding sequence ATGTTGCGACTAGAACATATCAGTAAAATTTATCCGACTGGTGAAGTCCTCAAGGATATCAACTGGGAAGTCAAATCTGGCGATCGCATTGGCTTAGTTGGTGTCAATGGTGCCGGAAAATCAACACAACTTAAAATTATTACTGGCGAGGTTGAACCGTCCTCTGGTGAAATTATTCGTCCTGCCAGTTTGCACATAGCTTACCTCAACCAAGAATTTGATGTTGATCCCTCTCGCACAGTCAAAGAGGAATTTTGGACAGTCTTTAAGGAGGCAAACCAGGTAAATCAGTCTCTAGTGCAAGTGCAACACCAAATGCAAACTGCTTCGCCAGAAGAACTAGAAAAATTAATTAATAAATTGGATCGTCTCCAACGGCAGTTTGAAGCTTTGGATGGTTACGGTTTGGAGGCACGCATTGGCAAAATATTGCCGGAAATGGGATTCGAGCCGGAGGATGGCGATCGCCTTGTCAGCGCCTTTAGTGGTGGCTGGCAGATGCGGATGAATCTAGGTAAAATTTTGCTGCAAGAACCAGATTTGCTGCTATTAGATGAGCCAACTAACCACCTAGATTTAGAAACAATTGAGTGGCTAGAAAATTACCTAAAAGGATTAACCACACCGATGGTAATAGTCTCCCATGACCGGGAGTTTCTTGACCGTCTGTGTACCCAGATTGTGGAAACTGAACGTGGTGTTTCCACCACCTATCTTGGTAATTACTCTGCATACTTGCAACAAAAATCAGAAAACCAAGTAGCGCAATTGTCTGCTTACGAACGCCAGCAAAAGGAACTAGAGAAGCAGCAGGCGTTTGTTGAGAGGTTCCGCGCTAGTGCTACTCGCAGTACTCAAGCCAAAAGCCGGGAAAAGCAACTAGAAAAAATTGAGCGTATTGAAGCACCTACCTTTGAAGTCAAAACATTGCACTTCCGTTTTCCACCTGCACCTCGTAGCGGACGGGATGTTGTAAAAATAAAGGATTTAACTCATATTTACGATGACAAAATTTTATTCCTGGGAGCAAATCTCTTAATTGAAAGGGGCGATCGCATTGCTTTTCTCGCTCCCAATGGTGCTGGTAAATCTACGTTATTACGCTTAATTATGGGTATAGAAGAACCCACAGAAGGTAGCGTTAGCTTAGGCGAGCATAACGTGATCCCCGGTTACTTTGAGCAAAACCAAGCAGAGGCTTTAGATTTACAAAGAACTGTCGTGGAAACCATCCATGATGAAGTCCCTGATTGGAAAAATGAAGAAGTTCGTACACTACTGGGACGCTTTTTGTTCAGTGGTGACACGGTGTTTAAAAAAGTTGTTGCTCTTAGCGGTGGAGAAAAGGCGCGTTTGGCATTGGCAAAAATGCTTTTACGTCCAGCGAATTTACTAATCTTAGATGAGCCAACAAACCATTTAGATATTCCAGCGAAGGAAATGCTGGAAGAAGCACTGCAAAATTACGAGGGAACTGCAATTGTTGTCTCCCACGATAGGTATTTTATTTCTCAAGTAGCAAATAAAATTGTGGAAATTCGGGATGGGGAATTCCGTGTATATTTAGGTGATTATCACTACTATCTAGAAAAAATTGCTGAAGAAAAAGAACAAGCTAGACTAGCGGCGATCGCTGCCGAAAAAGCTGCCAAGAAAGCTGCTAAAGCTGCTAAAGCTGCGGGCAAGAAGAAGTGA